In the genome of Acidobacteriota bacterium, the window GGAGGCCGCCGACGGAAGCCAGGAAGGAGTACCGGTGTGCAACGGTTTCGGTCCGATCCCGGGACCCGTGGATCCATGGCTGATGGAAGCCCCGGATACCGACGACGCCGCCACTCTGATCTTCGCGCAGTCGTCGATTTGCGGTGCGGCTACCGCCGATCTGCGCACCGGGATGCTCGAGGGGCTGGAATTCATCGTTCAGGTAGCGGTGACCGATTGGAGCAACAACCCTCTGTTTACCGTCACTCTGGACGATCTGTGGCGGATCTCGAGTCCCAACGCCTTCGGCCAATCCGGGGACTCCGGGGCGCCGGTGTGGATCTTCGATGCCAATGCCAACGGCGGCGAGGGGGCCAATCGCCCCCTCGGCACCTATGTCGGTCGGTTCAATGTCGGCACCCAGACCAAGTACTTCACCACCAGCCTGCCCAACAATCTCAAGGACTTTGATGTCGATTTGATCCTCGACAATCCGCGCAATCCGGATGAGGAACCTTGCGCCACCTCCTGCGAGTGCTCCTGCGAGAGCTTCTTGGGTGGCCTCGGGCCGGAGGAGGCGCGGCTGGTGTTGGATACGGCTCTGGCAGCCAACTCCAACGCCATGAAGCGGCTCACCTCCCTTGCGGTGAAGCACGAAACGGAGCTGCGCGGCTTGCAGAATGCATCCGGCGCGGCATTCTACGAGAACCTCTTCGCTACCGAGCTGGCGCCCCTGGTACAGGAGGCGTTCAGCACCCGCGAGCGTTCGAAGCTCAACTCGACCAAGATCAAGGCGGCGCTCGAGGTGCTGGCGTGGATCCACCACTCGGTGACCTCCCAGGAGCTCAAAGACGAGGCTTCGCGGATGTACCGCGTCGTCGCCGCCTACGGCGAGGGCCGCACGGTCCTCGATCTGCTGCGCATCTACATGCGCTATGCGGAGGAGCCGGAAGGCCCCAAGGGCAGCGGTCGCAGCAAGCTCGGCGTTGCTCGCTGATCCGTCGTGGCCCTAGCCTTCCTGCGACCTCGACGACCTGCCCGACGGAGCTGAGACGAGCATGCTCGAGCCTTTGGAGCTCTTCGGCTGGTCCATCGGTTGGTACCCCACCATGGCCGTGGCTGCGGCGGTGGTGGGGACGATCTTTTTTCTCATCTACTCGCCCCGCAAGGCGGTGTTCGGCCATTGGAGCCGCGCGCTGATCTACTGCCTGTCCATCGCGGTGCTGGGGGTGGTGGTGTCCCGGGTGTGGTCGGTGGCGGCGGTGGCCTGGTTCTCCGAACGGTGGGGGTCGCTGGCGGCCTTCTACCGGCCGCTGACCTTGACGGAGGCCCTCTCCCGCGGCGGGCTGGTCTGGTACGGCGGCTTTCTGCCGGTGCTGGCCTGGGTGCTCTTGCTGATGGTGTGGATTCGCGGAGACCGCTACCTGCGGCTCCTCGACGTCACCGCCCTCATGGCCTGCATCGCCTACCCGGTGGCGCGCACCGGTTGTTTTCTCACCGGCTGCTGCTTCGGCGCCTGGTCCGATGCTCCGTGGGCGGTCTACGTGCGCTACGGCCCGCACTTCAGCCTGGTGCCCAAGCACCCCACCAACCTCTTTGAGGTGATTCTCCACGCCGGGCTCTTCGGCATCCTGTTGCACCGAGACCGAAAACCCCATCCCGCCGGCACCATCGCCATGGAATTCATCGTCGGGCACGCGATGGTGCGCTTCTTCATCGAGTTCCTGCGCACTCATCCCGAGGTGGCCTTGGGCCTGACCTCGCGGCAGTACATCTCCATCGGTCTGGTCACCGCCGCTCTGCTCGCTCGCCGGTGGATGATTCGCCGAGCCGCCGCGGGCGAGGTGGCTTCCGAGGCCGGAGCGGCTGCGGAGGCCAACGGGAGGATTGTGGGGCCGTCGGCGTGGAAGCTCGCCGCCAGCTCCTCCGCGGTGCTGATGCTCTTCGTCGGTAGCTTTGCCGCCGCGGATCGGCTGGTCATGGAGCCGCGCAACGCCGGCGGCCAGGTGCCGGAAGTCGCCTTCGCCGGACTCGACGGTGGAGAGGTGCCGCTGGCGGAGCTACGGGGTACGCCGGTGGTGCTCAACTTCTGGGCCAGCTGGTGCGCTCCTTGCCGCACCGAGATTCCCGAGCTCAATCAGTTCCGCAGAGACAACCCCACCGTGCCTCTCCTGGGCGTCGGGGCCGACGAGCCACCGGAGCTCAGCCGCCGGGCGGCTCAGGAGCTGGGCATCACGTACCCGGTGGTGGTGGCGGACCAGCGGATCCTCGAGCTTTTTGGAGTCCTCGCCCTGCCGCGAACGGTGGTGCTGGACAGCAGCGGCCGCATCGCCGCCGTGCACAGTGGAACGGTGACGGCGACGCAGCTGGAAGCGATGGTGGCCTCGGTGGAGGAGGGGTAGCTAGCCTTCCCGGGGCGCCGATGTCGAGCTATCCGCGGCTTCCGTTGATGGACAGACCGCTCTCGGCCAGACGCTTGCTCAAGGAGTGCAGACCCAGGGTGCCCGGCGGGCTGAAGAGATCCGGCAAGGTTCCAGCGTCGACCAGCGAATGAAGATGGTCCGCGTAGTGACCGATCATGTTCTCTTGGCTCTCGGTTTGAATGTACAGCCGAGAGCGGGTGCGCAGGCTACGAATGGCATCCTCGGCGGTCAATCCCAATGAGACCAGGCAGCAGGCGCC includes:
- a CDS encoding tyrosine-protein phosphatase, giving the protein FELLHFPILDMGVAPARSVADLCSKILGAIFDHRPVLLHCRAGLGRTGTIGACCLVSLGLTAEDAIRSLRTRSRLYIQTESQENMIGHYADHLHSLVDAGTLPDLFSPPGTLGLHSLSKRLAESGLSINGSRG
- a CDS encoding TlpA disulfide reductase family protein; the encoded protein is MLEPLELFGWSIGWYPTMAVAAAVVGTIFFLIYSPRKAVFGHWSRALIYCLSIAVLGVVVSRVWSVAAVAWFSERWGSLAAFYRPLTLTEALSRGGLVWYGGFLPVLAWVLLLMVWIRGDRYLRLLDVTALMACIAYPVARTGCFLTGCCFGAWSDAPWAVYVRYGPHFSLVPKHPTNLFEVILHAGLFGILLHRDRKPHPAGTIAMEFIVGHAMVRFFIEFLRTHPEVALGLTSRQYISIGLVTAALLARRWMIRRAAAGEVASEAGAAAEANGRIVGPSAWKLAASSSAVLMLFVGSFAAADRLVMEPRNAGGQVPEVAFAGLDGGEVPLAELRGTPVVLNFWASWCAPCRTEIPELNQFRRDNPTVPLLGVGADEPPELSRRAAQELGITYPVVVADQRILELFGVLALPRTVVLDSSGRIAAVHSGTVTATQLEAMVASVEEG